A portion of the Lolium rigidum isolate FL_2022 chromosome 1, APGP_CSIRO_Lrig_0.1, whole genome shotgun sequence genome contains these proteins:
- the LOC124684661 gene encoding expansin-A9-like, giving the protein MEKVAILLALFLGLCVSQLRGSAAQQYWTPANATFYGGSDASGTMNGACGYDNLYNDGYATNSTALSTTLWGDGKSCGACYAITCDTSRTKDCKPGTSITVTATNFCPQDYSKPNDAGGWCNPPRQHFDMSEPAWETIAQYRAGIVPVNYARTTCRRTGGIRFTITGHDYFDNVLITNVGGSGAVSAVSVKGSATSWTTMSRNWGTNWQNGAYLTGQSLSFKPVLAPSVQTDDGKSIQADNVVPAYWKYGDTYESYNNFY; this is encoded by the exons ATGGAGAAGGTCGCGATCCTGCTGGCATTGTTTCTTGGCTTGTGCGTGTCACAGCTCCGGGGTTCAGCGGCTCAGCAGTACTGGACGCCCGCCAACGCGACGTTCTATGGTGGGAGCGACGCGTCCGGCACAATGA ACGGGGCGTGCGGGTACGACAACCTGTACAACGACGGGTACGCAACAAATTCCACGGCGCTGAGCACGACGCTGTGGGGCGACGGCAAGTCATGCGGTGCGTGCTACGCCATCACCTGCGACACCTCGCGCACGAAAGACTGCAAGCCCGGGACGTCCATTACCGTCACGGCCACCAACTTCTGCCCGCAGGACTACAGCAAGCCCAACGACGCCGGTGGCTGGTGCAACCCGCCGCGGCAGCACTTCGACATGTCGGAGCCCGCGTGGGAGACCATCGCACAGTACAGGGCCGGCATCGTCCCCGTCAACTACGCCAGGACGACGTGCAGGAGGACCGGGGGCATCCGCTTCACCATCACCGGACACGACTACTTCGACAACGTTCTCATCACAAACGTTGGCGGAAGCGGCGCCGTGTCGGCGGTGTCAGTCAAGGGCTCCGCCACCAGCTGGACGACCATGAGCCGCAACTGGGG CACTAACTGGCAGAACGGCGCCTACCTCACGGGCCAGAGTCTATCATTCAAG CCAGTGCTAGCGCCGTCAGTGCAGACGGACGATGGGAAGTCCATCCAGGCGGACAACGTGGTGCCGGCATACTGGAAGTACGGCGACACCTATGAGTCCTATAACAACTTCTACTAG
- the LOC124665561 gene encoding probable amidase At4g34880: protein MLLRYLVPLLLAATTATATFVLEEATIESIHRAFAGGALTSRGLVELYLRRIATLDPALHAVVELDADGALAAADRADAARLLGGAAFPPLHGIPVLIKDNIAAAGALNATAGSLALVGSRPARDAGVVKQLRRAGAVILGTASLSEWCNFRAPGVPAGWSPRGGQGMNPYVPSATTCSSSSGSAIAAAANMVAVTIGTETDGSIMCPSSFNSVVGIKPTVGLTSRAGVIIISPRMDTVGPICRTVSDAVYVLEAIVGYDPQDAETTRMASQYIPEGGYRQFLNIDGLRGKRIGILRKDFFLFPSGSIQQNVFEEHFDTMRQLGAILVDNLEIPSMNVINDAVRSGERALMLAEFKLSLNSYLSELATTPVKSLSDIIEFNDKHPVKERMAEFGQSYLVQSEATNGIGPTEEHAISKLNELCKEGLEKIVRANQLDAVVAPGASAHSLLAIGGYPAITVPAGYGSDGVPFAIFFGGLKASEPKLIEISYSFEQATKVRRPPPVLQHSAL, encoded by the exons ATGCTGCTGCGGTACCTCGTACCGCTACTCCTCGCGGCCACCACCGCGACCGCCACTTTCGTGCTCGAGGAGGCCACAATCGAGTCCATCCACCGCGCCTTCGCCGGCGGCGCGCTCACCTCGCGCGGCCTCGTCGAGCTCTACCTGCGCCGCATCGCGACCCTCGACCCGGCCCTCCACGCCGTCGTAGAGCTGGACGCTGAcggcgcgctcgccgccgccgaccgtGCCGACGCCGCCCGCCTCCTTGGAGGCGCCGCGTTCCCGCCGCTCCACGGCATTCCCGTGCTCATCAAGGACAACATCGCCGCGGCCGGCGCCTTGAACGCGACGGCCGGGTCGCTCGCGCTGGTCGGGTCCCGCCCCGCGCGCGACGCCGGCGTGGTCAAGCAGCTCCGGCGCGCCGGCGCGGTGATCCTCGGCACCGCCAGCCTCAGCGAGTGGTGTAACTTCCGCGCCCccggcgtccccgccggctggagcccccGCGGCGGCCAGGGCATG AATCCATACGTGCCGTCAGCGACGACCTGCTCCTCCAGCAGTGGCTCCGCCATTGCGGCGGCGGCAAACATGGTGGCGGTGACGATTGGGACCGAGACGGATGGCTCCATCATGTGCCCCTCCAGCTTCAACTCCGTTGTCGGGATCAAGCCCACGGTCGGCCTCACAAGCCGTGCCGGCGTCATCATCATTTCTCCGAGGATGGACACAGTTGG GCCAATCTGTAGGACTGTTTCAGATGCAGTATATGTGTTGGAAGCAATCGTTGGTTACGATCCACAGGATGCAGAGACAACTCGCATGGCATCTCAGTATATCCCGGAAGGCGGTTACAGGCAATTCTTGAACATAGATGGTCTGAGAGGCAAGAGGATTGGGATTCTCAGGAAGGATTTCTTCCTGTTTCCCTCAGGATCTATCCAACAGAACGTGTTTGAGGAGCATTTTGACACTATGAG GCAATTGGGGGCCATCTTGGTGGACAATCTTGAGATACCAAGCATGAATGTCATCAACGATGCAGTGCGAAGCGGCGAACGTGCTCTAATGCTCGCCGAGTTCAAGCTGTCCCTCAACTCTTACCTGTCTGAGCTGGCCACCACACCTGTTAAATCATTATCAGACATAATTGAATTCAACGACAAGCATCCTGTCAAG GAAAGGATGGCTGAATTTGGCCAGAGTTACCTTGTGCAGTCTGAAGCAACAAACGGCATTGGTCCGACCGAGGAGCATGCCATTTCCAAACTGAACGAGCTGTGCAAGGAGGGCCTTGAGAAGATTGTGCGAGCCAATCAACTGGACGCAGTCGTCGCTCCTGGTGCGTCTGCTCATAGCCTGCTTGCGATCGGTGGCTACCCGGCGATCACTGTCCCGGCCGGATACGGGTCAGATGGCGTTCCTTTCGCGATCTTCTTTGGAGGGTTGAAAGCTTCAGAGCCGAAGCTTATTGAGATTTCTTATTCCTTCGAGCAGGCAACGAAAGTCAGGAGACCTCCACCAGTATTGCAGCATTCTGCCCTTTGA